In Cyprinus carpio isolate SPL01 chromosome B7, ASM1834038v1, whole genome shotgun sequence, a genomic segment contains:
- the LOC109054915 gene encoding protein C19orf12 homolog, with translation MANRKDDIMKLCCEISANKKIKAAFKNSAKGAAVVGGTVFVGGLIGGPAGLAVGGAVGGMLGAWMTSGQFKPLPEILMEMAPTQQEQLYSDVMAILGTLKWTDIPQLIAQVNRNASLHEQVLGAILNFTKNQLKAEVRYED, from the exons ATGGCAAATCGAAAAGATGATATAATGAAACTTTGCTGTGAAATCTCCGCAAACAAGAAGATAAAGGCAGCATTTAAGAACTCAGCGAAAGGAGCTGCAGTTGTTGGAGGAACTGTTTTTGTTGGAGGGCTGATCGGTGGTCCAGCCGGTTTAGCTGTTG GTGGTGCTGTGGGGGGTATGCTGGGAGCATGGATGACCAGCGGCCAATTCAAGCCTCTTCCTGAGATCCTCATGGAAATGGCTCCTACACAGCAGGAGCAGCTGTACTCTGATGTCATGGCCATATTGGGTACACTGAAGTGGACCGACATTCCTCAGCTAATTGCTCAAGTTAATAGGAATGCCTCTCTACATGAGCAGGTGCTGGGTGCCATACTCAATTTTACTAAAAACCAACTCAAAGCCGAAGTGCGGTATGAAGACTGA
- the si:ch211-260e23.8 gene encoding protein C19orf12 homolog yields MSSRVDDVIQLCCEVSASRKMKAAMKSSGKGAAAAGGGAFVGGMVGGPAGIAVGGTLGGLLGTWMTSGQFEPLPEIIKELPPKYKEKLYSAVMGALGTLDWTDVAGLIVLVMGSATLQEQVLAAILTYATKELKAEVQYGN; encoded by the exons ATGAGCAGTCGAGTGGATGATGTTATTCAGCTTTGCTGTGAGGTCTCGGCCAGCAGGAAGATGAAAGCAGCCATGAAGAGCTCTGGAAAGGGAGCTGCAGCGGCTGGTGGAGGTGCTTTTGTAGGGGGAATGGTTGGAGGCCCAGCTGGAATAGCTGTTG GTGGTACTTTGGGAGGTCTCTTGGGAACATGGATGACAAGTGGCCAATTCGAACCTCTTCCTGAGATCATCAAGGAGTTGCCTCCTAAATATAAGGAGAAACTGTACTCTGCTGTCATGGGTGCATTGGGCACACTTGACTGGACAGATGTGGCTGGCCTTATTGTTCTGGTTATGGGCAGTGCCACTCTGCAAGAGCAAGTGCTTGCTGCTATACTCACTTATGCCACAAAAGAGCTCAAGGCTGAAGTGCAGTATGGAAACTGA